In Acidobacteriota bacterium, the following are encoded in one genomic region:
- a CDS encoding SIMPL domain-containing protein (The SIMPL domain is named for its presence in mouse protein SIMPL (signalling molecule that associates with mouse pelle-like kinase). Bacterial member BP26, from Brucella, was shown to assemble into a channel-like structure, while YggE from E. coli has been associated with resistance to oxidative stress.): MKNLALSLVATFILATAVLAQEHPTLTAQANSVYVGADGKFEADPDTAILSFSINPQEDTSKAAYTKAANAAEQVRQILRANGVDPKSAAMGFLSVQPMYDYRKPTHKLIGYRVSTTITVKLKQKDFDKIGPLTQQLAEIETASGQNLGYELNDMEAAKKKAVEDAFAKARNSASALAVAGGRSLAELIYASVDVNEPVRIMTTNGRMQTMKAMGAEAAPVTEGFSAQRITVTAHVNALFGMK; encoded by the coding sequence ATGAAGAACCTCGCGCTTTCGCTCGTCGCCACATTCATCCTTGCCACCGCCGTCCTCGCGCAGGAACATCCCACACTCACCGCGCAGGCCAACAGCGTATACGTGGGCGCGGACGGAAAGTTTGAAGCCGATCCCGACACCGCCATCCTCAGCTTCAGCATCAATCCGCAGGAAGACACCTCCAAGGCTGCCTACACCAAGGCCGCGAATGCCGCCGAGCAGGTGCGCCAGATATTGCGCGCGAATGGCGTGGACCCCAAGTCGGCCGCGATGGGCTTCCTCTCCGTGCAGCCGATGTACGACTACCGAAAGCCGACGCACAAACTCATCGGATACCGCGTGAGCACCACCATCACGGTGAAACTGAAACAGAAAGACTTCGACAAGATCGGTCCGCTCACCCAGCAACTCGCCGAGATCGAGACCGCCTCCGGACAGAACCTCGGCTACGAACTCAATGACATGGAAGCCGCCAAGAAGAAAGCCGTAGAGGACGCCTTCGCCAAGGCACGCAACAGCGCGAGCGCGTTAGCGGTCGCCGGCGGACGTTCGCTCGCCGAACTCATCTACGCTTCGGTGGACGTGAACGAGCCAGTCCGCATCATGACTACGAACGGCCGGATGCAGACCATGAAAGCGATGGGAGCCGAAGCCGCGCCCGTGACCGAAGGCTTCAGCGCGCAGCGCATCACCGTGACCGCCCACGTCAACGCGCTAT